The Pochonia chlamydosporia 170 chromosome 1, whole genome shotgun sequence genome window below encodes:
- a CDS encoding intracellular protein transport protein (UsoA) (similar to Aspergillus clavatus NRRL 1 XP_001268884.1), with amino-acid sequence MFSISTTPAKQSVSETITVLSGRLNSATLLEDRRAAILGLRSFAKDFPASVASGALRCLIGSLAKDGDDVDTVKVVLETLLMLFSPNETSPEASDEVVLWLADEFTQRQENITLLLDFVESEDFYSRLYSLQLLTAILSARTERTEECIFTAPLGISRLVATLDDQRGAVRNECVSLLTALTPSSTEIQKLVAFENAFERIFAIVDVNGSLTDGGRAVEDCLILLANLLRRNPSNQSLFRESGFIAKLAGLLESLLETQLSDAGIAAWALTQRNRNVYAFLAVLRLFLIQGSAGVAQNQHAFWKQGLVYNILQLAFSRREVQVTIKAEALTTCGNMIRDAKPLQESFAQFMVPAPLLAGPGEDSPKEFAAKTYVIDGLLDLTLNSVDQSSFDLRFSACECLKAYFSNHAEVRLHFLSRAIDGYMAGAEESANILTVLLKPDAAAFARDPYRPWFASVIAFHLLHDNPTAKAKLLQVTEGDSSKGEEVVTSIQTVAAHLIASIANGDDARISVGYLMLLLGWTFEDFDAVNDFLAEGSNVQSLIQAISQPLSAGGDIVRGLCAFLLGVIYEFSTKDSPLSRTSLHSILSKRLDREQYLERLSRLRSHPLVRDFEVTPQKYRLSAGNSLPDIFFDSIFVDLFKDNYSRMGRAIDRAPEFEIAVMTNGVQKGISRELVDSLRSQVEDRDCALQEAKTKLLSLEDALHTQEAEHRRAIEAATVELSKLKSSFGDIERVHQEQLGTLSQEQSAKEADHEREIVLVRAQLAARESQLQTDLAQAQKSAHSEVERVRLRADAEAADLKASVNRLEVDLMKASKSKILELQALQEENARLLALEADKTAQAREHRSELEGQLSSTKATVDDMQSKLESIETKLSDEASAKKAAQAELDDLLMVFGDLEEKVARYKARLRELGEIVSEGEDDEEDELDHETEDGRNDMDGNIK; translated from the exons ATGTTCTCGATTTCAACGACGCCGGCGAAACAGTCTGTCAGCGAAACTATAACCGTTCTAAGTGGCCGCCTAAACTCGGCAACCCTGCTTGAAGACCGACGAGCGGCAATACTGGGTTTACGAAGCTTTGCGAAAGATTTTCCGGCATCGGTGGCCTCTGGTGCATTGAGATGTCTCATTGGGAGCTTGGCTAAGGATGGCGACGACGTCGACACAGTCAAAGTCGTGCTGGAGACGCTGCTGATGTTATTTAGTCCCAATGAAACCAGCCCTGAGGCTTCCGACGAAGTAGTTCTCTGGTTGGCGGATGAATTTACTCAACGCCAGGAAAATATAACACTCTTGTTGGACTTTGTGGAATCCGAAGATTTTTACTCGCGACTGTACTCATTACAACTGCTCACCGCCATACTTTCGGCCCGTACTGAACGAACTGAGGAATGCATTTTTACTGCGCCTTTAGGCATCAGTAGACTCGTTGCAACTCTCGATGACCAGCGTGGTGCGGTGCGAAACGAGTGCGTTAGTCTCCTGACAGCCCTCACACCCTCATCAACGGAAATACAGAAACTGGTAGCGTTCGAAAACGCATTCGAGCGGATATTTGCTATTGTGGACGTCAATGGATCACTGACAGACGGCGGGAGAGCTGTAGAAGATTGTTTAATTCTTTTGGCAAATCTTTTGCGCAGAAACCCTTCCAATCAATCTCTTTTCCGGGAATCTGGTTTCATTGCAAAGCTGGCTGGGTTGCTGGAAAGTCTGCTGGAGACACAACTCTCGGATGCCGGTATTGCGGCATGGGCCTTGACACAGCGTAATCGAAACGTCTATGCGTTCTTGGCCGTCCTACGGCTGTTCCTCATTCAGGGCTCGGCTGGTGTGGCACAGAATCAACATGCCTTTTGGAAGCAAGGCCTGGTCTATAATATCCTTCAATTGGCATTTTCTCGTCGAGAAGTCCAAGTTACAATCAAAGCGGAG GCGTTGACCACTTGTGGTAATATGATCCGAGATGCAAAGCCCCTCCAGGAGAGTTTTGCTCAATTCATGGTCCCAGCTCCGTTGCTCGCTGGTCCAGGGGAAGACTCACCTAAGGAATTTGCGGCGAAGACGTATGTCATCGACGGATTACTCGACTTGACCCTTAATTCAGTGGACCAGTCGTCATTTGACCTTCGATTCTCGGCTTGCGAGTGCTTAAAGGCATACTTCTCGAATCATGCAGAAGTTAGGCTACACTTCTTGTCCAGGGCGATCGACGGTTACATGGCAGGGGCCGAAGAATCCGCCAACATTTTGACGGTTCTATTGAAGCCGGATGCAGCGGCCTTTGCCCGTGATCCCTACCGTCCATGGTTTGCCTCCGTCATCGCCTTCCATCTGCTTCACGACAATCCTACCGCAAAGGCAAAGCTACTGCAAGTTACAGAAGGGGATTCCTCTAAGGGCGAAGAGGTTGTCACAAGTATACAAACGGTCGCTGCTCATCTCATCGCCAGCATCGCCAATGGTGACGATGCCAGGATTTCAGTGGGCTACTTGATGTTGCTTTTGGGTTGGACATTCGAGGATTTCGATGCCGTGAATGACTTTCTGGCGGAGGGAAGCAATGTGCAAAGCCTTATACAGGCGATCTCACAACCACTCTCCGCAGGGGGGGATATCGTTCGGGGTCTTTGCGCGTTCCTTCTAGGCGTTATATACGAATTTTCAACAAAAGATTCCCCGCTCTCCAGAACTAGCCTTCACTCTATTCTTTCTAAGAGATTAGACAGAGAGCAGTACTTGGAGCGCCTGAGCAGGCTTCGAAGCCACCCGCTAGTCCGTGATTTTGAAGTCACTCCACAAAAGTACCGCCTTTCTGCAGGTAACAGCCTGCCGGACATCTTTTTCGACTCGATTTTCGTTGATTTGTTCAAGGATAACTACAGCCGAATGGGGCGTGCTATTGACAGGGCACCAGAGTTTGAGATTGCTGTCATGACAAATGGTGTCCAGAAAGGTATATCGAGAGAACTTGTGGATTCTCTTCGAAGTCAGGTTGAGGATAGGGATTGCGCTCTGCAAGAAGCCAAAACCAAACTTCTATCGCTGGAAGATGCGCTTCATACCCAAGAGGCAGAACATCGACGGGCCATCGAAGCCGCTACTGTTGAGTTGTCTAAACTCAAATCCTCATTCGGGGATATCGAAAGAGTTCATCAAGAGCAACTTGG AACACTGTCACAGGAGCAATCGGCAAAGGAGGCGGACCATGAGCGCGAAATCGTATTGGTTCGAGCGCAGCTTGCAGCAAGAGAGAGCCAACTTCAGACGGATCTAGCTCAAGCGCAAAAGTCCGCTCACTCAGAGGTTGAGCGTGTGAGATTGCGTGCTGATGCAGAGGCGGCTGACCTCAAAGCATCTGTGAATCGCCTTGAAGTGGACTTGATGAAG GCGAGCAAATCCAAAATACTGGAGCTACAGGCactccaagaagaaaatgcaAGGCTACTGGCGCTGGAGGCGGATAAGACAGCGCAGGCAAGGGAGCATCGCTCAGAATTAGAAGGGCAGCTCAGTAGCACCAAAGCAACTGTAGACGATATGCAAAGCAAGCTTGAGAGC ATCGAGACAAAGCTTTCAGACGAGGCTAGCGCCAAGAAAGCTGCTCAGGCAGAGCTAGACGACCTACTTATGGTATTTGGCGACTTGGAGGAGAAGGTCGCCCGTTATAAG GCACGCCTTAGGGAACTTGGTGAGATTGTGTCCGagggtgaggatgacgaagaggatgagcTAGACCACGAGACAGAGGATGGGAGGAATGATATGGATGGCAATATCAAGTGA
- a CDS encoding 5'-3' exoribonuclease 2 (similar to Aspergillus terreus NIH2624 XP_001210666.1), with protein MNQQRSRRFRSAQDAQEKEENKKELLKLVKQQNGGVLPPEHIESVSKKVFDNNSITPGTPFMDILAVSLRYWCQYKLNTDPAWAKMKVLISDATVPGEGEHKIMSFIRSQRASPDHDPNTRHVIYGLDADLIMLGLATHEPHFRVLREDVFFQEGRARMCQLCGQKGHDARNCRGEAKEKPGNVDDKPDRGTLKPFIWLHVSILREYLAAELAVPGLPFRFDLERAIDDWVFMCCFVGNDFLPHLPALEIREHGIDTLTTIWRSNLPSMGGYVTKDGHIDLERAQRILDGLAKQEDAIFKRRKEQEERREANAKRRKLQNDNSSHRGNHRPPIEDRKGGHHDPSQGLPLYPISSYPKDPPLAITHDMVVNKTSGQDASIANKSAASVIKDQLRAARKKDAALAEPAETTPSILGKRKSPPPATLEAGDATTDPSAAQSSKTNLGVPSEGPVDTVRLWEDGYADRYYQQKFNRAPGDVAFRHEVARAYVEGLAWVLLYYFQGCPSWEWYYPYHYAPFAADFKDLATNERFARSFKTRSXPEVFHPLMTEAKSEIIDFYPQDFEVDLNGKKMAWQGVALLPFIDMPRLLAAVQSKYPLLSSSEAARNAMGRDVLLLSDSNGSMYDDILTKFYSKRQESTKFRLNPKASGGLAGKVEKQDDYVPHGALQYPLQRRAIVYFDMLQTNQAHKSMLLRGVNLPTPVLTPSDVEVIQGKKRRDQRGPGYSNYGGGHHNGPRRGGPVNYGQRNPTWHPPPPGGPGFGVGIPPPPPTYSAHRNGRGYNNGGHRW; from the exons ATGAACCAGCAGCGATCCCGAAGATTTCGATCTGCGCAAGACGCACaggaaaaggaagagaacaagaaggagcTGTTGAAGCTCGTCAAACAACAAAATGGCGGGGTGCTGCCACCGGAACACATAGAGAGTGTCTCCAAAAAGGTTTTTGACAACAATTCCATAACACCAGGCACTCCTTTTATGGATATATTAGCCGTGAGCTTGCGGTATTGGTGTCAATACAAACTGAACACTGATCCAGCATGGGCTAAAATGAAGGTCCTGATTTCTGATGCAACAGTTCCTGGGGAAGGTGAGCATAAGATCATGTCATTTATTCGATCCCAAAGAGCTTCACCGGACCATGACCCAAACACCCGCCACGTTATCTACGGGTTGGATGCCGACCTGATTATGCTAGGTCTGGCAACCCATGAACCGCATTTCCGAGTTCTTCGGGAGGATGTGTTTTTCCAGGAAGGCAGGGCCAGAATGTGCCAACTGTGTGGACAAAAGGGACATGATGCGCGCAATTGTCGAGGCGAGGCAAAGGAAAAGCCCGGCAATGTCGACGACAAACCCGATCGCGGTACTCTGAAGCCATTTATCTGGCTCCACGTCTCAATATTACGAGAATATCTCGCGGCTGAATTAGCTGTTCCTGGATTACCATTTCGGTTCGACCTGGAGCGAGCTATTGACGACTGGGTTTTCATGTGTTGCTTCGTCGGAAATGACTTCCTTCCACATTTACCAGCATTAGAGATTCGAGAACATGGCATTGATACGCTCACAACTATCTGGAGAAGCAACTTGCCATCCATGGGGGGCTACGTCACAAAAGACGGACACATAGATTTAGAAAGAGCACAGCGGATATTGGATGGCCTCGCCAAGCAAGAAGACGCGATTTTCAAGCGTCGGAAAGAGCAGGAAGAGCGCAGAGAAGCGAACGCCAAGCGAAGAAAATTGCAAAACGACAATAGTTCGCATCGTGGGAACCATCGACCGCCTATTGAAGATCGCAAGGGTGGCCACCATGATCCATCTCAGGGGCTACCTCTTTATCCAATCTCCTCCTATCCGAAAGATCCTCCTCTGGCTATCACGCATGACATGGTGGTGAATAAGACCTCTGGACAGGACGCCAGCATTGCCAACAAGAGTGCTGCAAGCGTCATCAAGGACCAGCTGcgggcggcgaggaagaaagATGCCGCCTTGGCTGAACCGGCAGAGACCACACCGTCCATATTGGGAAAACGAAAGTCACCGCCACCGGCGACTCTGGAGGCGGGTGACGCAACCACTGACCCCAGCGCTGCGCAGTCCAGTAAAACAAACCTTGGTGTGCCATCAGAGGGTCCAGTTGATACAGTACGCTTGTGGGAAGATGGATACGCTGATAGGTATTATCAGCAGAAATTCAATCGTGCTCCGGGCGATGTAGCTTTTCGACATGAAGTTGCACGAGCATATGTCGAGGGCCTGGCTTGGGTCCTGCTGTACTATTTCCAGGGCTGCCCCTCCTGGGAATGGTACTACCCATATCACTACGCACCGTTTGCTGCTGATTTTAAAGACTTGGCAA CTAATGAGCGTTTTGCCCGCAGCTTCAAGACACGCTCTNTTCCCGAAGTGTTTCATCCACTGATGACCGAGGCCAAAAGCGAAATTATTGATTTTTATCCCCAAGACTTCGAAGTTGATTTAAACGggaagaagatggcctgGCAAGGAGTTGCACTTCTGCCATTCATCGACATGCCCAGGCTACTTGCTGCTGTCCAGAGCAAGTACCCCCTTCTAAGCTCCTCGGAGGCTGCAAGAAACGCAATGGGGAGGGATGTACTTCTCCTGTCGGACAGCAACGGCTCCATGTATGACGATATTTTGACCAAATTCTACTCTAAACGACAGGAATCCACCAAATTCAGACTGAATCCAAAAGCCAGTGGCGGTTTAGCAGGGAAAGTTGAGAAGCAGGATGACTATGTCCCACATGGTGCACTTCAATATCCGTTGCAGAGACGTGCGAT TGTTTACTTCGATATGCTACAGACCAATCAGGCACACAAGTCAATGCTGCTACGGGGAGTAAATCTTCCAACTCCTGTGCTTACCCCAAGCGATGTAGAAGTCATTCAAGGGAAAAAACGACGCGATCAGCGGGGGCCGGGATATAGCAACTACGGTGGGGGGCATCACAATGGGCCGAGACGCGGCGGGCCTGTCAATTATGGACAACGAAACCCAACCTGGCACCCACCGCCACCTGGCGGCCCTGGCTTTGGGGTTGGGAttccccctcctccgccaacgTACAGTGCACACAGGAATGGGCGAGGTTACAATAATGGTGGTCATAGGTGGTAG